One region of Centropristis striata isolate RG_2023a ecotype Rhode Island chromosome 3, C.striata_1.0, whole genome shotgun sequence genomic DNA includes:
- the txnrd3 gene encoding thioredoxin reductase 3 isoform X1 codes for MPPIENDTGKNELKSRIQNLIDSNQVMVFSKSYCPYCVKVKDLFKELNVECNVVELDLIEDGTNYQEMLLEMTGQKSVPNVFINKTHIGGCDKTLQAHKDGSLQQLLSGDNETYDYDLIVIGGGSGGLACSKEAALLGKKVMVLDYVVPTPKGTSWGLGGTCVNVGCIPKKLMHQTAMLGTSLQDARKYGWEFDETGEGSEQRPRRSRRGDITSVCRVKHNWDTMKTAVNNYIGSLNWGYRVALRDKNVNYVNAYAEFLEPHKIKATNKRGKETFYTAAKFVLATGERPRYLGIPGDKEYCITSDDLFSLSYCPGKTLVIGASYVALECGGFLAGLGLDVTVMVRSILLRGFDQDMANRAGEHMEEHGVKFLRKYVPTKIEELEAGTPGRLKVTAKSTETDEIIEGEYNTVLIAVGRDACTDKIGLDKTEVKVNPKNGKIPVNDEEQTNVPHIYAIGDILEGKWELTPVAIQAGKLLARRLYGGSTLKCDYVNVPTTVFTPLEYGSCGLSEERAIELYGQDNLEVFHSLFWPLEFTVPGRDNNRCYGKLICNKLDNDRVIGFHYLGPNAGEVTQGYGAAMKCGATKEQLDGTIGIHPTCAEVFTTLDVTKSSGGDITAAGC; via the exons atgCCACCCATCGAAAATGACACCGGGAAGAATGAACTCAAGTCTCGGATACAGAACCTCATTGACTCCAATCAAGTAATGGTTTTCAGTAAAAGCTACTGTCCGTATTGTGTCAAG gTGAAAGACTTGTTCAAGGAGCTGAATGTCGAGTGTAATGTGGTGGAGTTGGATCTCATAG AGGATGGAACCAACTACCAGGAGATGCTGCTTGAGATGACTGGACAGAAAAGTGTCCCCAATGTCTTCATCAATAAGACACACATAGGCGGCTGTGACAAAACACTGCAG GCTCATAAAGAcggcagcctgcagcagctacTGAGTGGAGACAACGAAACTTATGACTATGACCTGATCGTTATCGGAGGAGGATCTGGGGGCCTGGCCTGCTCAAAG GAAGCTGCTTTATTGGGGAAGAAGGTCATGGTACTGGACTATGTTGTGCCCACACCAAAGGGAACCAGCTGGG GTCTCGGTGGGACTTGTGTAAATGTGGGCTGCATTCCCAAGAAGCTGATGCACCAGACGGCCATGCTGGGCACCTCCTTGCAGGACGCACGCAAGTATGGCTGGGAGTTTGATGAGACAGGTGAGGGCTCAGAGCAGCGACCCCGGAGGTCACGAAGGGGGGACATCACATCGGTTTGCCGTG TGAAACACAACTGGGACACGATGAAGACGGCGGTGAACAACTACATTGGCTCTCTGAACTGGGGCTACAGGGTAGCACTAAGAGACAAGAATGTCAACTATGTCAATGCCTATGCAGAGTTCCTTGAACCACACAAAATCAAG GCAACAAACAAACGAGGGAAGGAGACATTTTACACAGCGGCTAAGTTTGTCTTGGCTACGGGTGAGAGGCCCCGCTACCTGGGCATCCCTGGAGACAAGGAGTACTGTATTACCAG TGACGACCTCTTCTCATTGTCATACTGCCCGGGAAAGACCCTGGTGATCGGGGCGTCTTATGTGGCTCTGGAGTGTGGTGGTTTCCTGGCCGGTCTGGGTCTTGATGTCACTGTCATGGTCCGGTCCATCCTGCTGAGAGGCTTCGACCAGGACATGGCCAACCGTGCCGGAGAGCACATGGAGGAGCACGGTGTCAAGTTCCTCCGCAAATATGTTCCCACAAAG atAGAGGAGCTCGAAGCAGGCACTCCTGGCAGGCTGAAGGTGACAGCTAAGTCCACAGAAACCGATGAGATCATCGAGGGAGAGTACAACACT GTTTTGATAGCAGTGGGCAGAGATGCATGCACAGACAAGATTGGCCTGGACAAGACGGAGGTCAAAGTCAACCCCAA GAATGGAAAAATTCCAGTGAACGACGAAGAGCAGACCAATGTGCCTCATATCTATGCCATTGGTGACATTCTGGAAGGAAAGTGGGAGCTGACACCTGTTGCCATCCAGGCTGGGAAGCTGCTGGCACGACGCCTCTACGGGGGCTCAACACTCAAG TGTGACTACGTGAACGTTCCCACCACTGTCTTCACCCCACTGGAGTACGGCTCCTGTGGTCTGTCAGAGGAGAGAGCCATTGAGCTCTATGGGCAGGACAACCTGGAG GTGTTCCACAGTCTTTTCTGGCCTCTGGAGTTTACTGTGCCTGGCAGAGACAACAACAGATGCTACGGAAAGCTCATCTGCAATAAATTGGACAAT GATCGAGTCATCGGTTTCCACTATCTAGGCCCAAATGCTGGAGAGGTGACGCAGGGCTACGGTGCAGCCATGAAATGTGGTGCCACCAAAGAGCAGCTGGACGGCACTATCGGCATCCACCCAACCTGTGCTGAG
- the txnrd3 gene encoding thioredoxin reductase 3 isoform X2, which produces MPPIENDTGKNELKSRIQNLIDSNQVMVFSKSYCPYCVKVKDLFKELNVECNVVELDLIEDGTNYQEMLLEMTGQKSVPNVFINKTHIGGCDKTLQAHKDGSLQQLLSGDNETYDYDLIVIGGGSGGLACSKEAALLGKKVMVLDYVVPTPKGTSWGLGGTCVNVGCIPKKLMHQTAMLGTSLQDARKYGWEFDETVKHNWDTMKTAVNNYIGSLNWGYRVALRDKNVNYVNAYAEFLEPHKIKATNKRGKETFYTAAKFVLATGERPRYLGIPGDKEYCITSDDLFSLSYCPGKTLVIGASYVALECGGFLAGLGLDVTVMVRSILLRGFDQDMANRAGEHMEEHGVKFLRKYVPTKIEELEAGTPGRLKVTAKSTETDEIIEGEYNTVLIAVGRDACTDKIGLDKTEVKVNPKNGKIPVNDEEQTNVPHIYAIGDILEGKWELTPVAIQAGKLLARRLYGGSTLKCDYVNVPTTVFTPLEYGSCGLSEERAIELYGQDNLEVFHSLFWPLEFTVPGRDNNRCYGKLICNKLDNDRVIGFHYLGPNAGEVTQGYGAAMKCGATKEQLDGTIGIHPTCAEVFTTLDVTKSSGGDITAAGC; this is translated from the exons atgCCACCCATCGAAAATGACACCGGGAAGAATGAACTCAAGTCTCGGATACAGAACCTCATTGACTCCAATCAAGTAATGGTTTTCAGTAAAAGCTACTGTCCGTATTGTGTCAAG gTGAAAGACTTGTTCAAGGAGCTGAATGTCGAGTGTAATGTGGTGGAGTTGGATCTCATAG AGGATGGAACCAACTACCAGGAGATGCTGCTTGAGATGACTGGACAGAAAAGTGTCCCCAATGTCTTCATCAATAAGACACACATAGGCGGCTGTGACAAAACACTGCAG GCTCATAAAGAcggcagcctgcagcagctacTGAGTGGAGACAACGAAACTTATGACTATGACCTGATCGTTATCGGAGGAGGATCTGGGGGCCTGGCCTGCTCAAAG GAAGCTGCTTTATTGGGGAAGAAGGTCATGGTACTGGACTATGTTGTGCCCACACCAAAGGGAACCAGCTGGG GTCTCGGTGGGACTTGTGTAAATGTGGGCTGCATTCCCAAGAAGCTGATGCACCAGACGGCCATGCTGGGCACCTCCTTGCAGGACGCACGCAAGTATGGCTGGGAGTTTGATGAGACAG TGAAACACAACTGGGACACGATGAAGACGGCGGTGAACAACTACATTGGCTCTCTGAACTGGGGCTACAGGGTAGCACTAAGAGACAAGAATGTCAACTATGTCAATGCCTATGCAGAGTTCCTTGAACCACACAAAATCAAG GCAACAAACAAACGAGGGAAGGAGACATTTTACACAGCGGCTAAGTTTGTCTTGGCTACGGGTGAGAGGCCCCGCTACCTGGGCATCCCTGGAGACAAGGAGTACTGTATTACCAG TGACGACCTCTTCTCATTGTCATACTGCCCGGGAAAGACCCTGGTGATCGGGGCGTCTTATGTGGCTCTGGAGTGTGGTGGTTTCCTGGCCGGTCTGGGTCTTGATGTCACTGTCATGGTCCGGTCCATCCTGCTGAGAGGCTTCGACCAGGACATGGCCAACCGTGCCGGAGAGCACATGGAGGAGCACGGTGTCAAGTTCCTCCGCAAATATGTTCCCACAAAG atAGAGGAGCTCGAAGCAGGCACTCCTGGCAGGCTGAAGGTGACAGCTAAGTCCACAGAAACCGATGAGATCATCGAGGGAGAGTACAACACT GTTTTGATAGCAGTGGGCAGAGATGCATGCACAGACAAGATTGGCCTGGACAAGACGGAGGTCAAAGTCAACCCCAA GAATGGAAAAATTCCAGTGAACGACGAAGAGCAGACCAATGTGCCTCATATCTATGCCATTGGTGACATTCTGGAAGGAAAGTGGGAGCTGACACCTGTTGCCATCCAGGCTGGGAAGCTGCTGGCACGACGCCTCTACGGGGGCTCAACACTCAAG TGTGACTACGTGAACGTTCCCACCACTGTCTTCACCCCACTGGAGTACGGCTCCTGTGGTCTGTCAGAGGAGAGAGCCATTGAGCTCTATGGGCAGGACAACCTGGAG GTGTTCCACAGTCTTTTCTGGCCTCTGGAGTTTACTGTGCCTGGCAGAGACAACAACAGATGCTACGGAAAGCTCATCTGCAATAAATTGGACAAT GATCGAGTCATCGGTTTCCACTATCTAGGCCCAAATGCTGGAGAGGTGACGCAGGGCTACGGTGCAGCCATGAAATGTGGTGCCACCAAAGAGCAGCTGGACGGCACTATCGGCATCCACCCAACCTGTGCTGAG